A section of the Oncorhynchus gorbuscha isolate QuinsamMale2020 ecotype Even-year linkage group LG04, OgorEven_v1.0, whole genome shotgun sequence genome encodes:
- the LOC124033614 gene encoding transmembrane protein 41B isoform X1 — MAKKRRERREADSVSSVTLHEEPKTTFNEAQTLKETQYTGGGSARMSLLILLSVFTCAASVMYLVYRNFPELNDDEMATIKIPKDMDDAKALGTVLSKYKDTYYTQVLVAYFTTYIFLQTFAIPGSIFLSILSGYLYPFPLALFLVCLCSGLGASFCYMLSYLVGRPVVYRYLTERVQKWSQQVDKHRDHLINYIIFLRITPFLPNWFINITSPIINVPLGFFFLGTFFGVAPPSFVAINAGTTLYKLTTAGEAVSWNSLIVLGVLAILSILPVCFQKKLQQKME; from the exons ATGGCCAAGAAACGAAGAGAAAGACGAGAGGCCGATAGTGTTTCGTCAGTAACGTTACACGAGGAACCGAAGACAACATTTAACGAGGCACAAACCCTCAAAG AGACTCAATACACTGGAGGGGGCTCAGCTCGCATGTCTCTCCTCATCCTGCTGTCTGTCTTCACCTGCGCTGCTTCTGTCATGTACCTAGTGTACAGGAATTTCCCAGAGCTCAACGA TGATGAGATGGCTACTATTAAAATCCCCAAAGATATGGATGATGCCAAAGCCTTGGGCACTGTACTTTCCAAATATAAGGACACCTACTACACCCAAGTGTTAGTAGCCTACTTTACCACCTATATCTT CCTCCAGACATTTGCGATCCCTGGATCCATCTTCCTCAGTATCCTGTCTGGTTATCTCTACCCCTTCCCCCTGGCTCTTTTCCTCGTCTGCCTG TGCTCTGGCCTGGGGGCTTCCTTCTGCTACATGCTGTCTTATCTAGTGGGGCGACCAGTGGTCTACAGATACCTGACAGAGAGAGTCCAGAAATGGTCCCAGCAG GTTGACAAGCACAGAGATCATCTCATCAATTACATCATATTTCTGAGGATCACTCCCTTTCTGCCCAACTGGTTCATCAACATCACCTCACCCATCATCAATGTGCCTTTGGGGTTCTTCTTCCTTGGTACTTTCTTTG GAGTGGCCCCACCGTCCTTCGTGGCGATCAACGCTGGTACAACACTGTACAAACTGACGACAGCTGGAGAGGCAGTGTCCTGGAACTCTCTGATTGTGCTAGGTGTCCTGGCCATACTCTCTATCCTGCCTGTCTGCTTCCAGAAGAAACTGCAGCAGAAGATGGAGTAG
- the LOC124033614 gene encoding transmembrane protein 41B isoform X2, whose protein sequence is MSLLILLSVFTCAASVMYLVYRNFPELNDDEMATIKIPKDMDDAKALGTVLSKYKDTYYTQVLVAYFTTYIFLQTFAIPGSIFLSILSGYLYPFPLALFLVCLCSGLGASFCYMLSYLVGRPVVYRYLTERVQKWSQQVDKHRDHLINYIIFLRITPFLPNWFINITSPIINVPLGFFFLGTFFGVAPPSFVAINAGTTLYKLTTAGEAVSWNSLIVLGVLAILSILPVCFQKKLQQKME, encoded by the exons ATGTCTCTCCTCATCCTGCTGTCTGTCTTCACCTGCGCTGCTTCTGTCATGTACCTAGTGTACAGGAATTTCCCAGAGCTCAACGA TGATGAGATGGCTACTATTAAAATCCCCAAAGATATGGATGATGCCAAAGCCTTGGGCACTGTACTTTCCAAATATAAGGACACCTACTACACCCAAGTGTTAGTAGCCTACTTTACCACCTATATCTT CCTCCAGACATTTGCGATCCCTGGATCCATCTTCCTCAGTATCCTGTCTGGTTATCTCTACCCCTTCCCCCTGGCTCTTTTCCTCGTCTGCCTG TGCTCTGGCCTGGGGGCTTCCTTCTGCTACATGCTGTCTTATCTAGTGGGGCGACCAGTGGTCTACAGATACCTGACAGAGAGAGTCCAGAAATGGTCCCAGCAG GTTGACAAGCACAGAGATCATCTCATCAATTACATCATATTTCTGAGGATCACTCCCTTTCTGCCCAACTGGTTCATCAACATCACCTCACCCATCATCAATGTGCCTTTGGGGTTCTTCTTCCTTGGTACTTTCTTTG GAGTGGCCCCACCGTCCTTCGTGGCGATCAACGCTGGTACAACACTGTACAAACTGACGACAGCTGGAGAGGCAGTGTCCTGGAACTCTCTGATTGTGCTAGGTGTCCTGGCCATACTCTCTATCCTGCCTGTCTGCTTCCAGAAGAAACTGCAGCAGAAGATGGAGTAG